In Planctomonas sp. JC2975, the genomic stretch CGAGCGCGGCCGAGTTTGCGATGATCTGCTCCATCGGATGAGCGGTCTGCTGCCCGAGGATGCCCGTCTGCAGATCGATGACGACGAGGGCTGGGATGTCTTCGAGTTCGATGCTCATGTTCTTCTCTCCTTGGCGAGACCGTGCCGCCGCTCACTGGTGACGTCGCGATCGCACGAAACGTTCCATCACATAATAGTTCGTACTGCTGATGATTCGTTGAAGGTAGGATTAGCGGATGTCCAACGTGAGGCCATCATCCGGTGACGCGACCGATGCGCTCGGCTACCTCCTCAAGCACGCGCTCCGGAGCCTGATCGCCCAGGCGGATGCCGCGCTCGAGCCGCTCGGCATCGACCGCAAGGAGTTCGGGGTGCTCACCGTGCTGGCGGCGCACGAGCCGCTCTCGCAGCAGGCCCTCGGATCCCTCATCGGCATCGATCCGACCACCATGGTCGCGGTCATCGACGCCCTCGAGGCCAAGCGGATCGTCACCCGCACACCCGATCCCGCCGACCGGCGGCGCAACGCCATCGCGCTCACGGAATCCGGCCGCGGCACGTTCCGAGACGCCGGATCCGCATACGCCGAGGCGGAGCGGGAGTTCCTCGCGCCGCTCAGCGATGCCGAATCCGAACGGTTCCGCCGCACCCTTCGTGCCCTGAACAGACCCGAGCCATCGGCGGCCGGCCCTTCGTGACATGCGATGGTGCTCAGCAGTCCTCGTGCGCGGCGTCCTGCCACCCGCCATACGATCGAGAAGACGTCGGGAACTCTCGGGAAGGAATGCGCATGCGCCGCCTCACGATCCTCGACGACTACCAGGGCGTGGCGCTGACCAGCGCCGACTGGTCGTCGGTCGCCGCATGCTTCGACGTCGATGTCGTGCGAGACCACGTCGACGGCGACGAACTGGTCGCCCGTCTGGCCGGCGCCGAGGTCGTCGTCGCGATGCGCGAGCGCACGCCTTTCCCCGCTGCACTCTTCGAGCGGATGCCCGTCCTCCGGCTGCTCGTCACGACCGGCATGAAGAACGCCTCCATCGACCTCACCGCGGCGGCCGAGCACGGTGTCGTCGTGACAGGTACCCGCAGCGCGGGCAACCCGGTCCCTGAGCTCACGATCGGCATGATGATCGCACTGACCCGCCACTTCGTCGAGGAGGATGCCGCCGTTCGCGCGGGCGGGTGGCAGCACACCATAGGTCCTGGTCTCGGCGGCCTCACGCTCGGCGTCCTCGGACTCGGACGGCTCGGCGGCCCGGTCGCCGATGCGGCGAACGTGCTCGGCATGCACGTGATCGCGTGGGACCGCTCGATCACCCCTGAGCGGGCGGATGCGCACGGCGCACGCGTCGTCGACAGAGACGGGCTGTTCCGCGAGTCGGACATCATCACCATCCACCTGCCGCTCACCGACAGCAGCCGGGGGCTCGTCGGATCCCGCGAACTCGCGCTGATGAGACCGTCCGCGTACCTGATCAACACCTCACGCGGTCCGATCGTCGACGAGGATGCGCTGGTCTCCGCGCTTCAGGGCGACCGCCTTGCGGGTGCCGCGCTCGACGTGTTCGACGTCGAGCCGCTGCCTGTCGGACATCCGCTGCGCAGCGCGCCCCGCACTCTGCTGCTTCCGCACATCGGCTACGTCACAACAGAGCAGTACGAACGCTTCTACACCGACGCCGCCGAGGACGTCCTCGCGTGGGACGACGGTGCACCGGTGCGCACGCTCGCCACGACGTCGGCGCCCTAGGCGCCTTCCGGTGTCGGATAGCGGTCACGCGATCCGGGTCCGAGCACGGCGAGAAGTGCCAGGGCTTCAGCGTCGTGGGATCCCTGCGGCGCCGTGTACAGCACCAGGTGCTGATCCTGGTCGGCGATCGCGAGCGAGTCGCAGTCCACCGTCACCGAGCCGACGGACGGATGCTCGAAGGTCTTCGTCATCCGCGGCGCGCCCTGCACGTCGCGGCGTTCCCAGAGGTCGGCGAACTGCTCGCTCCCGCGGCGCAGCTCCTCCACGAGCGAGGCGATGTCCGGATCGTCCGGATACCGCGCCACCGTCGCGCGGAGTTCCATCACGACGTGCACTCGGAACTCGGCGATGTCCGACACGCGGAAGTCCGGCCGTCCGGGCGCGGCAGGGAGGAACGCCCAGCGGGCGAGGCTCCTCTCCTGCGGATCCAGTTCGGAGAAGTCCACCATGAGCGACGCGGCGAGGTCGTTCCAGGCGAGCACCTCGAAGGCGGCGGACGTCACGATCGCGGCCGTGGCCGGCATCCGCTCGATCAGCGCGAGAATGCTCGGACGCACGTCGCGACGATGCCGCAGGGAGTCGGTCCTGACCGCCCCCGCGAGCACGTGCAGATGATCGTTCTCCGCCTCCGTGAGCCGGAGCGCCCGCGCGATGCCACCGAGGACCTCGCCGGACGGCCACGGGGCTCGCCCCTGCTCCAGGCGTACGTAGTACTCCGTCGAGATGTGGGCGAGAACGGCGACCTCCTCACGGCGGAGTCCAGGCGTGCGGCGTCTGGACGAAGACGCCAGTCCCGCATCCTCAGGCAGCAGCCGTTCGCGACGGCTTCGGAGGAACATCCCCAGTTCGCGCTTGTCCACGACTCCAGTGTGCGCGGCTCGCCGCCGCTCATCCTGGTACCGGCTGTGCCTGCCTCCGGAATCCTCGAGCGCCGACGCTCGAATCATGACGAATGACATCGACGATCGGATCGGCCTGCTGCACGGCAAGGTCGTGTTCATCACGGGAGCCAGCCGAGGCATCGGCGCGGCTGCGGCACGCCTGTTCGCCAGGGAGGGAGCGAAGGTCGTGCTCGCCTCCCGTGGCCTGAGCGCTCTCGAGGAGGTGGTCGCAGGCATCCGCGACGCGGGAGGAACAGCGGATGCCGTGGCCTGCAACCTCGCAGACAAGAACAGCATCCGTGCAGCGATCGACCGCGTACGCGAACTGCACGGGCGCCTCGACGGCGCGTTCAACAACGGCGCGGCGATCCAGCACCCCGGACCCATGGATGAGACGAGCGAGGAGGATCTGGACGAGCAGTTCGCCGTCAACTTCCGCGGACACTGGCAGGCGATGGTCCTCGAGGCCGCACTGATGCGAGAGGGTGGCGGCGGGGCGATCGTGAACACCTCGAGCATCGGGAGCCGCCGCGCGAATCCCGCCCTGCCCGCGTATGCGGCGATGAAGCGCGCGCTGAACAGCATCACGGAGACCGCTGCCGTGACGTGGGGCCACGATGGCATCCGGGTGAACGGGCTGACGCCGGGCGGCACGGCCACCGAGATGATCGACGCGTGGGAGGCGGCCACTCCCGGTGTAGTCGCCCGGATCACGGCGAGTATTCCGCGCGGACGGATGGCGACGCCTGAGGAGGTCGCCGAGGCCGCGTGCTGGTTGCTGAGCGACCGCGCATCCGCCGTCACGGGTGCCATCGTGCCGGTCGACGGCGGTGCAGGGGCGTGACCCGAGGCCGCTCGACTCGGGTGATATGAGGCCGCTCCCCCTGCCCGGTTCGGCCCACCGGCTAGCTTCGCTTCAGCGGGGTCGGACGAACGGTGTCCGGCACCGCCCTGCTGCGGCGCGGGCCTCGAAGACGTCAGTCGTCGCCTTGTTCGTCGCCGCTCTTGTTCTTTCCCTTGCCGTTGCCGTTGCCGTTTCCCTTGCCGTGGTCCTCGGACTTGTCGTGTCCTCGGGCCGGCGTCGGTGTCGGGGTCTCGTGCACCGTGATCACGACGGTCGGAATGGTGGTCGGCCTCGGAGACTGCGACGACACGTTCGCCGCGGACCATGCGACGGCCGTCGCCG encodes the following:
- a CDS encoding helix-turn-helix domain-containing protein, with translation MDKRELGMFLRSRRERLLPEDAGLASSSRRRTPGLRREEVAVLAHISTEYYVRLEQGRAPWPSGEVLGGIARALRLTEAENDHLHVLAGAVRTDSLRHRRDVRPSILALIERMPATAAIVTSAAFEVLAWNDLAASLMVDFSELDPQERSLARWAFLPAAPGRPDFRVSDIAEFRVHVVMELRATVARYPDDPDIASLVEELRRGSEQFADLWERRDVQGAPRMTKTFEHPSVGSVTVDCDSLAIADQDQHLVLYTAPQGSHDAEALALLAVLGPGSRDRYPTPEGA
- a CDS encoding SDR family oxidoreductase, with product MTNDIDDRIGLLHGKVVFITGASRGIGAAAARLFAREGAKVVLASRGLSALEEVVAGIRDAGGTADAVACNLADKNSIRAAIDRVRELHGRLDGAFNNGAAIQHPGPMDETSEEDLDEQFAVNFRGHWQAMVLEAALMREGGGGAIVNTSSIGSRRANPALPAYAAMKRALNSITETAAVTWGHDGIRVNGLTPGGTATEMIDAWEAATPGVVARITASIPRGRMATPEEVAEAACWLLSDRASAVTGAIVPVDGGAGA
- a CDS encoding D-2-hydroxyacid dehydrogenase family protein gives rise to the protein MRRLTILDDYQGVALTSADWSSVAACFDVDVVRDHVDGDELVARLAGAEVVVAMRERTPFPAALFERMPVLRLLVTTGMKNASIDLTAAAEHGVVVTGTRSAGNPVPELTIGMMIALTRHFVEEDAAVRAGGWQHTIGPGLGGLTLGVLGLGRLGGPVADAANVLGMHVIAWDRSITPERADAHGARVVDRDGLFRESDIITIHLPLTDSSRGLVGSRELALMRPSAYLINTSRGPIVDEDALVSALQGDRLAGAALDVFDVEPLPVGHPLRSAPRTLLLPHIGYVTTEQYERFYTDAAEDVLAWDDGAPVRTLATTSAP
- a CDS encoding MarR family transcriptional regulator, yielding MSNVRPSSGDATDALGYLLKHALRSLIAQADAALEPLGIDRKEFGVLTVLAAHEPLSQQALGSLIGIDPTTMVAVIDALEAKRIVTRTPDPADRRRNAIALTESGRGTFRDAGSAYAEAEREFLAPLSDAESERFRRTLRALNRPEPSAAGPS